A segment of the Asinibacterium sp. OR53 genome:
AGAAAAGAAAACGAGATGCTAACGAACGTTAGCATGATAAAAGGAAGTAAGACCATCCCCCTTTCCTTATCTTTCTGCAATGAAAAAATCATTTCTTTTTTTACTGACTTTTTTTTCCGGACTGTTGTTGACAGCACAAGTTCCTTTCCAGGGAGAGATTAATGCGTTTAAAAAAGCAGACAGTATCAAGGCGCCTTTGCCAGGCAGTATTTTATTTGTAGGTAGTTCCTCCTTCCGCAAATGGCAGGATGTGCAAGCGTATTTTCCCGGCTATCGTATTATCAACCGGGGCTTTGGAGGTTCTGCATTGCCCGACCTTATTCATTTTGCACCAGATGTTATCTATGCTTACAAGCCTTCACAAATTGTTATCTATTGTGGCGATAACGACCTGGCCGCATCGGATACGGTAACAGCGCAGATGGTATTAAAAAGGTTTAAGCAATTGTTTGGTATGATCAGGCATACATTGGGTGAAGTACCCGTAGCGTATGTATCTATCAAACCCAGTCCCAGCCGCTGGCACCTGGAGCCTGCGATCAGCGCAGCCAATCGTTTGATCGCGCAGTTCATGGCCAAACAACGCAAAGCAACATTTATTGATATTCATCGTCCCATGCTGCGCGAAGATGGAATTGTTAACGGCGCATTATTTACCAGCGACAGTTTGCACATGAATGAAAAGGGATACAAGTTATGGCAGGGCATCATCCGGCCTCATTTGAAAAAAGGATGATCACTTGGCATCGAAATCCACTACCAGCCTGGCCGATCTTGGGTGCGACTGGCAGGTAAGAATAAAGCCGCGCGCCAGTTCTTCCGGTTCCAGTCCGTAGTTAACATCCATGGCTACTTCTCCTTCCACCAGTTTGGCACGGCAGGTGCAACATACACCGCCTTTGCAGGAGTATGGGAGGTCGGCGCCTTGCTTCAAAGCGGCGTCCAGTATGGCTTCTTCGTCGTAGCCGAGATCGAAATCAAAACTTACGCCATCGAGCCTTACAGTGATCTTACTCTTTGCCTGGCTTTCTTTCGTGCTTGCTTCCCTGACGGCAACAGTTGTTGACTGACCCGGTGAAGAGAACAATTCAAAATGAATTTTCTTTTTGGCAACACCGGCTTTTTCCAGTTGTTCTTTCACGGTAAAGATCATGGCTTCCGGACCACAGATAAAAAATTCATCGGTGCTGTATACATCGATTATTTTATCAAAGAGCAGCTTGCATTTTGCTTCATCGATATGTCCTGCATTGATGGGCGCGTCTGTTTTTTCGCGGGAGAGTATATAAACGATCTGCAAACGATCAATGTATTTGTTTTTTAGTCCTTCCAGCTCTTCCCTGAAAATAATGGAATGCCTGTTTCGGTTGCCATATATCAATGTGAAGCTGCTGTTGGGCTCAGTGCGCAATACGGTTTTAATGGTGGAGAACAGGGGCGTAATACCGCTGCCTGCTGCAAAAGCAACGTATTGTTTATGATGCGTAGGATGCAGTTCGGTAAAGAAATTACCCATGGGAGGCATCAATTCCAGCACATCGCCCACTTTTAATTGTTCATTGGCGAAAGCGGAAAACAGGCCCTGGTCTATCTTCTTCACTGCAATGCGAAACTCATCACAGTCAAGCGGAGAGCTGCAAAGCGAATAAGAACGACGGAGTTCCTGTCCGTTCACGAATGCACGCAACGTGATATGCTGCCCTTGCTTGTATTGAAAAATAGGTTTTAAAGGAT
Coding sequences within it:
- the paaE gene encoding 1,2-phenylacetyl-CoA epoxidase subunit PaaE; the protein is MSSHFHPLAVKEIRKETNDCVSIRFDIPDPLKPIFQYKQGQHITLRAFVNGQELRRSYSLCSSPLDCDEFRIAVKKIDQGLFSAFANEQLKVGDVLELMPPMGNFFTELHPTHHKQYVAFAAGSGITPLFSTIKTVLRTEPNSSFTLIYGNRNRHSIIFREELEGLKNKYIDRLQIVYILSREKTDAPINAGHIDEAKCKLLFDKIIDVYSTDEFFICGPEAMIFTVKEQLEKAGVAKKKIHFELFSSPGQSTTVAVREASTKESQAKSKITVRLDGVSFDFDLGYDEEAILDAALKQGADLPYSCKGGVCCTCRAKLVEGEVAMDVNYGLEPEELARGFILTCQSHPRSARLVVDFDAK
- a CDS encoding GDSL-type esterase/lipase family protein, with amino-acid sequence MKKSFLFLLTFFSGLLLTAQVPFQGEINAFKKADSIKAPLPGSILFVGSSSFRKWQDVQAYFPGYRIINRGFGGSALPDLIHFAPDVIYAYKPSQIVIYCGDNDLAASDTVTAQMVLKRFKQLFGMIRHTLGEVPVAYVSIKPSPSRWHLEPAISAANRLIAQFMAKQRKATFIDIHRPMLREDGIVNGALFTSDSLHMNEKGYKLWQGIIRPHLKKG